The following coding sequences lie in one Spinacia oleracea cultivar Varoflay chromosome 1, BTI_SOV_V1, whole genome shotgun sequence genomic window:
- the LOC110800493 gene encoding uncharacterized protein isoform X1 has translation MNMAFSTSTPIFSFPPHKNTNNHLSPIFRQKTSIVSGFFPLYKPPTEIKPSFHRSTFTVPAISSSQGFGALVGTETNFSLLDKALVFDLKGNGVPVSDLWKDRKAVVAFARHFGCVLCRKRADYLASKKRSSNCKAVPVAKPNASWSEFPGKFAVSSPQTQTVNRSNSTCSYRCCVPDSGLRTAVTPPLPVKIVSIFEDGSISPLKSAPWQEVLLHTAERLKWVDEEIEMLVFDDSVWQSSENMAQNLEKDLMHADILLVVSVTKQESVKWIQNHVHNIPNVICFESSTALVDKLGGSPISRVTKGNMFEKLAGFSESKKANAKNEVVQTVTEAWNRHNSDDIRFALLVIINAYLRPVSVLKNLRSKGFSTLSCMVKNCGSQILNCLFDPACRKALQCLNNCSPVDQVCNYRCIASYESPQLEAFSLCVLQKHNCLQLDSEVPDKPYVPPMVKFRGSELCHKTAEDLFVGWLGSMDWSWRVVAGQNPAYDQFPCQYQLFYRGKAKGSFWYEPVFQVKTLDGRIVWRRRRYRVKRGPVPGKFFFSVLDNGVVSNESWTIVDVADDLSWGLFHYHGAAKVAGQSYTGAVLVSPDGRFPSEEEVPRLSCALDKCGIKKWELFTVDNCSCRDPPLGIPEGSTLHCNIQVEEPKQA, from the exons atGAACATGGCGTTCTCAACTTCCACACCCATATTCTCATTTCCACCACACAAAAACACTAATAATCACCTTTCACCAATCTTCCGCCAAAAAACCTCTATTGTCAGTGGTTTCTTCCCTTTATACAAACCCCCAACCGAAATTAAACCTTCTTTCCATCGATCCACTTTCACTGTTCCCGCCATATCTAGCTCCCAAG GATTTGGGGCACTCGTTGGTACTGAAACCAACTTCTCTTTGTTGGATAAAGCTCTTGTTTTTGATTTGAAAGGAAATGGAGTTCCAGTTTCTGATTTATGGAAAGATAGGAAAGCTGTAGTTGCTTTTGCTCGGCATTTTGG ATGTGTGCTTTGTCGCAAGCGGGCAGACTATCTTGCCTCCAAGAAG AGATCCAGCAATTGCAAGGCCGTTCCTGTTGCAAAACCAAATGCCAGTTGGAGTGAATTTCCTGGTAAATTTGCAGTTTCATCACCTCAAACTCAAACAGTCAATCGAAGTAATAGTACTTGTTCGTATAGATGTTGTGTGCCTGATTCTGGGTTACGGACAGCAGTAACACCACCGCTTCCTGTGAAAATAGTGAGCATCTTTGAAGATGGCAGCATCAGTCCGCTTAAATCTGCTCCCTGGCAAGAAGTTCTGCTCCACACT GCAGAAAGATTGAAGTGGGTTGATGAAGAGATTGAAATGCTTGTCTTTGATGATAGTGTCTGGCAATCCAGTGAAAATATGGCTCAAAATCTTGAGAAGGATCTTATGCATGCTGATATACTGTTGGTTGTTTCAGTAACCAAACAAGAATCAGTGAAGTGGATTCAGAATCACGTTCATAACATCCCGAATGTTATATGCTTCGAGTCCTCCACTGCGTTAGTTGATAAACTAGGAGGTTCCCCTATTAGCAGGGTAACCAAAGGGAACATGTTCGAGAAATTAGCAGGCTTTTCAGAATCTAAAAAAGCAAATGCGAAAAATGAAGTAGTGCAAACTGTTACTGAAGCTTGGAATAGACATAATTCGGATGACATTAGATTTGCCTTATTGGTCATAATCAATGCTTATTTGAGACCGGTGTCTGTGTTGAAGAATTTAAGATCAAAGGGGTTTTCTACACTCAGTTGCATGGTAAAAAACTGTGGATCCCAGATTCTGAATTGTTTGTTCGATCCTGCCTGTAGGAAAGCCCTTCAATGCTTGAATAACTGCAGTCCTGTGGATCAGGTATGCAACTATCGCTGCATTGCTTCATATGAAAGTCCGCAGCTTGAAGCATTCTCTCTTTGCGTATTACAAAAACATAATTGTTTGCAACTGGATTCCGAAGTTCCTGATAAGCCATACGTACCTCCCATGGTCAAGTTTCGGGGATCTGAGCTGTGTCACAAAACTGCCGAAGATCTGTTTGTCGGTTGGCTAGGGAGTATGGATTGGAGTTGGCGTGTTGTGGCAGGACAAAACCCTGCTTATGATCAATTTCCTTGTCAGTACCAACTCTTCTATCGGGGAAAGGCCAAAGGTTCGTTTTGGTATGAGCCAGTATTTCAAGTCAAAACCTTGGATGGAAGAATTGTATGGAGAAGGAGAAGATATCGAGTGAAGAGAGGCCCAGTTCCGGGTAAGTTCTTCTTCAGTGTTCTGGATAATGGTGTTGTCTCAAATGAGTCCTGGACAATTGTGGATGTTGCTGACGATCTTAGCTGGGGATTGTTTCATTATCATGGAGCTGCTAAAGTTGCAGGACAATCATACACGGGGGCAGTTCTTGTTAGTCCAGACGGTAGATTCCCTAGTGAGGAGGAAGTACCTAGATTAAGCTGTGCTTTAGATAAGTGTGGTATCAAGAAGTGGGAGCTATTTACTGTTGACAATTGTTCTTGTCGCGACCCACCACTAGGGATTCCTGAAGGTTCAACCTTGCACTGCAATATACAAGTTGAAGAACCGAAACAGGCATGA
- the LOC110800493 gene encoding thioredoxin-like protein AAED1, chloroplastic isoform X3 translates to MNMAFSTSTPIFSFPPHKNTNNHLSPIFRQKTSIVSGFFPLYKPPTEIKPSFHRSTFTVPAISSSQGFGALVGTETNFSLLDKALVFDLKGNGVPVSDLWKDRKAVVAFARHFGCVLCRKRADYLASKKEQMDAAGVALVLIGPGNIDQANAFYEQTKFEGEVYVDPNHSSYDALKFVSGVSTTFTPKAALKIIELYMEGYRQDWELSFQKDTVSRGGWQQGGIIVAGPGKTNISYIHKDKEAGDDPPIEDILKACCT, encoded by the exons atGAACATGGCGTTCTCAACTTCCACACCCATATTCTCATTTCCACCACACAAAAACACTAATAATCACCTTTCACCAATCTTCCGCCAAAAAACCTCTATTGTCAGTGGTTTCTTCCCTTTATACAAACCCCCAACCGAAATTAAACCTTCTTTCCATCGATCCACTTTCACTGTTCCCGCCATATCTAGCTCCCAAG GATTTGGGGCACTCGTTGGTACTGAAACCAACTTCTCTTTGTTGGATAAAGCTCTTGTTTTTGATTTGAAAGGAAATGGAGTTCCAGTTTCTGATTTATGGAAAGATAGGAAAGCTGTAGTTGCTTTTGCTCGGCATTTTGG ATGTGTGCTTTGTCGCAAGCGGGCAGACTATCTTGCCTCCAAGAAG GAACAAATGGATGCAGCTGGTGTAGCACTTGTTTTAATTGGACCAGGAAACATTGATCAG GCCAATGCTTTTTATGAGCAGACCAAATTTGAAGGAG AAGTTTATGTAGATCCAAATCATTCATCATATGATGCACTGAAATTTGTTTCTGGGGTCTCAACCACGTTTACTCCCAAG GCGGCTTTGAAGATAATTGAGTTATACATGGAAGGTTACAGGCAAGACTGGGAGCTTTCGTTTCAGAAAGACACCGTGTCTCGAGGCGGCTG GCAGCAGGGAGGAATCATCGTAGCCGGTCCTGGTAAAACAAACATTTCATATATTCACAAG GACAAAGAAGCTGGGGATGATCCACCTATTGAAGATATCCTCAAAGCTTGCTGCACCTGA
- the LOC110800493 gene encoding uncharacterized protein isoform X2, which produces MNMAFSTSTPIFSFPPHKNTNNHLSPIFRQKTSIVSGFFPLYKPPTEIKPSFHRSTFTVPAISSSQGFGALVGTETNFSLLDKALVFDLKGNGVPVSDLWKDRKAVVAFARHFGCVLCRKRADYLASKKRSSNCKAVPVAKPNASWSEFPVTPPLPVKIVSIFEDGSISPLKSAPWQEVLLHTAERLKWVDEEIEMLVFDDSVWQSSENMAQNLEKDLMHADILLVVSVTKQESVKWIQNHVHNIPNVICFESSTALVDKLGGSPISRVTKGNMFEKLAGFSESKKANAKNEVVQTVTEAWNRHNSDDIRFALLVIINAYLRPVSVLKNLRSKGFSTLSCMVKNCGSQILNCLFDPACRKALQCLNNCSPVDQVCNYRCIASYESPQLEAFSLCVLQKHNCLQLDSEVPDKPYVPPMVKFRGSELCHKTAEDLFVGWLGSMDWSWRVVAGQNPAYDQFPCQYQLFYRGKAKGSFWYEPVFQVKTLDGRIVWRRRRYRVKRGPVPGKFFFSVLDNGVVSNESWTIVDVADDLSWGLFHYHGAAKVAGQSYTGAVLVSPDGRFPSEEEVPRLSCALDKCGIKKWELFTVDNCSCRDPPLGIPEGSTLHCNIQVEEPKQA; this is translated from the exons atGAACATGGCGTTCTCAACTTCCACACCCATATTCTCATTTCCACCACACAAAAACACTAATAATCACCTTTCACCAATCTTCCGCCAAAAAACCTCTATTGTCAGTGGTTTCTTCCCTTTATACAAACCCCCAACCGAAATTAAACCTTCTTTCCATCGATCCACTTTCACTGTTCCCGCCATATCTAGCTCCCAAG GATTTGGGGCACTCGTTGGTACTGAAACCAACTTCTCTTTGTTGGATAAAGCTCTTGTTTTTGATTTGAAAGGAAATGGAGTTCCAGTTTCTGATTTATGGAAAGATAGGAAAGCTGTAGTTGCTTTTGCTCGGCATTTTGG ATGTGTGCTTTGTCGCAAGCGGGCAGACTATCTTGCCTCCAAGAAG AGATCCAGCAATTGCAAGGCCGTTCCTGTTGCAAAACCAAATGCCAGTTGGAGTGAATTTCCTG TAACACCACCGCTTCCTGTGAAAATAGTGAGCATCTTTGAAGATGGCAGCATCAGTCCGCTTAAATCTGCTCCCTGGCAAGAAGTTCTGCTCCACACT GCAGAAAGATTGAAGTGGGTTGATGAAGAGATTGAAATGCTTGTCTTTGATGATAGTGTCTGGCAATCCAGTGAAAATATGGCTCAAAATCTTGAGAAGGATCTTATGCATGCTGATATACTGTTGGTTGTTTCAGTAACCAAACAAGAATCAGTGAAGTGGATTCAGAATCACGTTCATAACATCCCGAATGTTATATGCTTCGAGTCCTCCACTGCGTTAGTTGATAAACTAGGAGGTTCCCCTATTAGCAGGGTAACCAAAGGGAACATGTTCGAGAAATTAGCAGGCTTTTCAGAATCTAAAAAAGCAAATGCGAAAAATGAAGTAGTGCAAACTGTTACTGAAGCTTGGAATAGACATAATTCGGATGACATTAGATTTGCCTTATTGGTCATAATCAATGCTTATTTGAGACCGGTGTCTGTGTTGAAGAATTTAAGATCAAAGGGGTTTTCTACACTCAGTTGCATGGTAAAAAACTGTGGATCCCAGATTCTGAATTGTTTGTTCGATCCTGCCTGTAGGAAAGCCCTTCAATGCTTGAATAACTGCAGTCCTGTGGATCAGGTATGCAACTATCGCTGCATTGCTTCATATGAAAGTCCGCAGCTTGAAGCATTCTCTCTTTGCGTATTACAAAAACATAATTGTTTGCAACTGGATTCCGAAGTTCCTGATAAGCCATACGTACCTCCCATGGTCAAGTTTCGGGGATCTGAGCTGTGTCACAAAACTGCCGAAGATCTGTTTGTCGGTTGGCTAGGGAGTATGGATTGGAGTTGGCGTGTTGTGGCAGGACAAAACCCTGCTTATGATCAATTTCCTTGTCAGTACCAACTCTTCTATCGGGGAAAGGCCAAAGGTTCGTTTTGGTATGAGCCAGTATTTCAAGTCAAAACCTTGGATGGAAGAATTGTATGGAGAAGGAGAAGATATCGAGTGAAGAGAGGCCCAGTTCCGGGTAAGTTCTTCTTCAGTGTTCTGGATAATGGTGTTGTCTCAAATGAGTCCTGGACAATTGTGGATGTTGCTGACGATCTTAGCTGGGGATTGTTTCATTATCATGGAGCTGCTAAAGTTGCAGGACAATCATACACGGGGGCAGTTCTTGTTAGTCCAGACGGTAGATTCCCTAGTGAGGAGGAAGTACCTAGATTAAGCTGTGCTTTAGATAAGTGTGGTATCAAGAAGTGGGAGCTATTTACTGTTGACAATTGTTCTTGTCGCGACCCACCACTAGGGATTCCTGAAGGTTCAACCTTGCACTGCAATATACAAGTTGAAGAACCGAAACAGGCATGA